In Tenebrio molitor chromosome 6, icTenMoli1.1, whole genome shotgun sequence, one genomic interval encodes:
- the LOC138133879 gene encoding uncharacterized protein yields the protein MAQLEIKKMKQGMSYSCKEKTIILNVFKYFRIQFPDKCVTEIVRRTAKATGCSEKSIFQFRKEEASAEGFKVPSTTKIRRNININSRDIKYDNNVRQAIRNIIYDLKYKNIVPSLNTILKQVNGDPQLPNFSLMTLRRLLFDMGFCYEKSGNKSILVEKPLIPTKKDAKKENLSAKVAKKSLKVQPQNSPQLNMNEQVNNMDRINKPIPQIPQNNVVMPHNQPHPVNTQQNHRLLPMHVSQHDNNHMIPSMHIPHHNMPMMLNHRMPAAHPMPPPNMNMHLKSDMPPWMHHPPHAMMKQE from the coding sequence ATGGCTCaactggaaattaaaaaaatgaaacaaggaaTGTCCTATTCCTGCAAAGAAAAAACGATAATATTAAATGTGTTCAAATATTTTCGCATCCAATTTCCTGATAAGTGTGTAACGGAGATCGTGAGACGCACGGCGAAAGCTACAGGATGTAGCGAAAAaagcatttttcaattccgcAAAGAAGAAGCGAGTGCCGAGGGTTTTAAAGTGCCGTCGACAACGaaaattagaagaaatatTAATATAAACAGTAGAGACATCAAATATGATAATAACGTGAGACAAGCAATAAGAAATATAATTTATGACCTGAAGTATAAGAACATAGTACCATCATTAAACACCATTTTGAAGCAAGTTAATGGGGATCCACAGTTACCAAATTTTTCACTGATGACTCTACGTAGATTGCTGTTTGATATGGGTTTCTGTTACGAAAAGAGTGgtaataaatcaattttagtAGAAAAACCACTCATACCAACAAAGAAAGATGCTAAGAAGGAGAATTTATCTGCAAAAGTAGCAAAGAAATCTCTGAAAGTGCAGCCACAGAACTCCCCTCAGCTTAACATGaatgaacaagtaaacaaCATGGACAGGATAAATAAACCAATACCACAAATACCTCAGAATAATGTAGTGATGCCTCATAACCAACCTCACCCAGTAAACACTCAACAAAACCATAGATTGTTACCAATGCATGTGTCACAACATGACAATAATCACATGATACCAAGTATGCATATTCCACACCATAACATGCCCATGATGCTGAACCACAGGATGCCTGCAGCACATCCAATGCCACCACCAAATATGAATATGCATTTAAAGTCTGACATGCCTCCATGGATGCATCACCCTCCACATGCCATGATGAAACAAGAGTGA